A genome region from Sphingomonas sp. BGYR3 includes the following:
- a CDS encoding glycosyltransferase family 4 protein, translating into MLRSSWSSIPFSTWREVLRRYPDAALIDTPRLDAVAERGGPLEAWGIPIRQSRTMARLSARIVQQQLDAIRPDVILSIGASHKLAYATVDCPVIHVTDGLFATICAYYSKYESFRGGALRRGNEDHRRLLSKIDMMLFASDWAMRSAADLYDVPEERMRVVPFGANLDQTPPFEIRRSQGSVSLVFVGYDWHRKGGPLALASYRALRARGVEATLDIIGCSPSEARGIDGVTVHGRLDKSSPADAARFAQVMRDAAFFIMPTRQEAFGIVFCEAAAHGLPVIATTTGGVPSVVDNGVTGHLLSLEDGPDAYAERIIGTWSDSAAYLAMSRAARTAYEERLNWRAWGDSLDQAIDHVLGRSR; encoded by the coding sequence ATGCTGCGAAGCTCGTGGAGTAGCATTCCCTTTTCGACATGGCGTGAAGTTCTGCGCCGTTATCCCGATGCGGCGCTGATCGATACGCCGCGTCTGGATGCCGTTGCCGAACGCGGCGGGCCGCTGGAGGCATGGGGCATCCCCATCCGCCAAAGTCGGACTATGGCCCGGCTTTCCGCCCGCATCGTCCAGCAACAGCTGGATGCCATCCGGCCCGACGTGATCCTGTCGATCGGCGCGTCGCACAAACTGGCCTATGCCACGGTTGATTGCCCCGTCATTCACGTCACCGACGGCCTGTTTGCGACGATCTGCGCCTATTACAGCAAGTATGAATCGTTTCGCGGCGGCGCGCTGCGTCGCGGGAACGAGGATCACCGCCGCCTGCTGTCCAAAATCGACATGATGCTGTTCGCATCCGACTGGGCAATGCGATCGGCGGCCGACCTGTACGACGTGCCGGAAGAACGGATGCGCGTCGTGCCGTTCGGGGCCAATCTTGACCAGACGCCGCCATTTGAAATCCGACGATCCCAGGGCAGCGTCTCGCTGGTCTTTGTCGGCTATGACTGGCACCGCAAGGGCGGGCCGCTGGCGCTGGCCAGCTATCGCGCGCTGCGTGCACGCGGTGTCGAGGCGACGCTGGACATTATCGGCTGTTCACCATCCGAGGCGCGCGGCATCGACGGCGTGACCGTGCATGGCCGGCTGGACAAATCGAGCCCGGCCGATGCCGCGCGTTTTGCGCAGGTGATGCGCGATGCGGCATTCTTCATCATGCCGACCCGGCAGGAGGCGTTCGGGATCGTGTTCTGCGAGGCGGCGGCCCATGGCCTGCCGGTCATCGCCACCACGACCGGCGGCGTGCCGAGCGTGGTCGATAATGGCGTGACCGGGCATCTGCTGTCGCTGGAGGACGGACCGGACGCCTATGCCGAACGGATCATCGGCACCTGGTCCGACAGCGCGGCCTATCTGGCGATGAGCCGCGCGGCACGCACTGCCTATGAGGAACGGCTGAACTGGCGCGCATGGGGCGATTCGCTGGATCAGGCGATCGACCATGTGCTGGGCCGGTCGCGTTAG
- a CDS encoding glycosyltransferase gives MNDQATIDRTDAQKAGVDRTRICLAGSGGGHVRQLFDLTALYEGEDHFFVTEDTALGRSVAAKSRAHFVAHVALGQARLGAPIHMLMAAFRNAAQSLKIIRKERPSLVITTGAGSMFFVTLFARLMGSRIILIDSFARFSGPSAFARIARPLAHMRVAQSRISAENWPGAIAFDPLRELEREEQPKEPLLFATVGATLRFDRLVEMVADAKQRGLIPEDVIFQTGDGGPLPQGEGMEAHEALPFDRVGSILRRASIVVCHAGTGSIITALREGCKVIVVPRRFALGEHYDDHQSEITTAFVERGLVSMANNAEELAVALKEARQRPQRFVTTDHQPLIAHLADDLARHRAIKSH, from the coding sequence ATGAATGATCAGGCGACGATTGACCGGACAGATGCGCAGAAGGCGGGGGTCGACCGGACCCGGATCTGCCTTGCCGGATCGGGCGGCGGCCATGTGCGCCAGCTGTTCGATCTGACTGCGCTGTACGAGGGCGAGGATCATTTCTTTGTAACCGAGGACACCGCGCTCGGCCGGTCGGTCGCCGCCAAATCCCGGGCGCATTTCGTCGCTCATGTCGCGCTGGGCCAGGCCCGGCTGGGTGCGCCCATCCATATGCTGATGGCGGCGTTTCGCAATGCGGCTCAAAGCCTGAAGATCATCCGCAAGGAACGGCCCAGTCTGGTCATCACGACCGGCGCGGGGTCGATGTTTTTCGTCACGCTGTTTGCCCGGCTGATGGGATCGCGGATCATCCTGATCGATTCCTTTGCGCGGTTCAGCGGACCGTCCGCCTTTGCCCGGATCGCGCGACCGCTGGCCCATATGCGGGTCGCCCAGTCGCGCATTTCAGCCGAAAACTGGCCGGGGGCCATCGCCTTTGATCCGCTCCGCGAACTGGAGCGGGAAGAACAGCCCAAGGAGCCATTGCTGTTCGCCACGGTGGGCGCGACGCTGCGGTTCGACCGGCTGGTCGAAATGGTGGCGGATGCCAAGCAGCGCGGCCTGATCCCGGAGGACGTGATCTTCCAGACCGGCGATGGCGGCCCGCTGCCCCAGGGCGAGGGGATGGAGGCGCACGAGGCGCTGCCGTTCGATCGGGTCGGATCGATCCTGCGCCGGGCCAGCATCGTGGTGTGCCATGCCGGAACCGGATCGATCATCACCGCCCTGCGCGAGGGGTGCAAGGTGATCGTCGTGCCGCGCCGATTTGCGCTGGGCGAGCATTATGACGACCATCAGAGCGAGATCACGACCGCGTTTGTCGAGCGCGGGCTGGTGTCGATGGCGAACAATGCCGAAGAACTTGCCGTGGCGCTGAAGGAAGCGCGCCAGCGCCCGCAGCGGTTCGTGACGACCGACCACCAGCCGCTGATCGCGCATCTGGCCGACGATCTTGCCCGGCATCGCGCCATCAAGTCGCATTGA
- a CDS encoding glycosyltransferase family 2 protein encodes MKIAVVIVSYRNVEDVTRCVDALSRSTHSAFEVVICENGGSAHAERMIEAIPAVLPGGQPVRVIHADNPGFAGGVNLGLRATPDADAWWVLNPDTVPEPGAMAALAAVLTQGDCDAVGGILHYADGRIQSLGGQWHGWLARAGSLGAGGRLGDSIDPAMIAGQQDYLMGASMLVSRSFLTVVGEMREDYFLYAEEIEWFLRAGRAGIKLGFAPDARVLHHQGTTTGWANDLRNRSRLPVYLDERNRIHVTRDHFPARLPVVAVLAPAYMVLRFARKRAWRQIGYGLQGWWAAMRGERGAPTWLGK; translated from the coding sequence GTGAAGATCGCCGTCGTCATCGTTTCCTATCGCAATGTCGAGGATGTGACGCGCTGCGTCGATGCGCTGTCGCGTTCGACCCATTCCGCGTTCGAAGTGGTCATCTGTGAAAATGGCGGGTCTGCTCATGCAGAGCGGATGATCGAGGCGATCCCTGCCGTGCTGCCGGGCGGTCAGCCGGTGCGGGTCATCCATGCCGACAATCCCGGCTTTGCCGGCGGCGTCAATCTGGGCCTGCGGGCCACGCCGGATGCCGATGCATGGTGGGTGCTCAATCCCGATACGGTACCCGAACCGGGCGCGATGGCCGCGCTGGCGGCGGTCCTGACCCAGGGCGATTGCGACGCGGTGGGCGGCATTCTCCATTATGCCGATGGCCGCATCCAGTCGCTGGGCGGTCAATGGCATGGATGGCTTGCCCGGGCGGGGTCGCTGGGGGCAGGGGGGCGGCTGGGCGATTCGATCGACCCTGCGATGATCGCCGGTCAGCAGGATTACCTGATGGGTGCATCGATGCTGGTCAGCCGCAGCTTCCTGACGGTGGTTGGCGAGATGAGGGAGGATTATTTCCTCTATGCCGAAGAGATCGAATGGTTCCTGCGGGCCGGGCGCGCGGGGATCAAGCTGGGCTTTGCGCCCGATGCGCGCGTGCTGCACCATCAGGGGACGACCACCGGCTGGGCCAATGACCTGCGCAACCGGTCCCGGTTGCCCGTGTATCTGGACGAGCGGAACCGCATCCATGTGACGCGCGATCACTTTCCGGCGCGGCTGCCGGTCGTTGCGGTGCTGGCACCGGCGTACATGGTGCTGCGGTTTGCGCGCAAGCGTGCGTGGCGGCAGATCGGGTACGGCCTGCAGGGTTGGTGGGCGGCGATGCGGGGCGAGCGGGGCGCCCCGACCTGGCTGGGCAAATAA
- a CDS encoding glycosyltransferase — protein MPTVSVIIPHYNDPVRLDRCLTALAAQDYPADQVEIVVADNGSPLPPGELERIVAGRARIVIAHEKGAGPARNTGVAASNGRVLAFTDADCLPEPGWISAGVAALDRADFAGGHMVVMIERNDGAPRTGAEAFETVFAFNNRQYVEEKGFSVTANLFCERRVFDAVGPFRNGVSEDLDWCVRARQAGYAITYAADATVAHPARADWPQLLHKWKRLNVEAFNLQKGRPLGRLRWAVRSFALPLSIAPHAVQVMRSGALADDGERRRAIATLVRLRLWRFADSWALLMGGGQ, from the coding sequence ATGCCGACCGTATCGGTCATCATTCCCCATTATAACGACCCGGTCCGGCTGGATCGCTGCCTGACAGCGCTGGCGGCGCAGGATTATCCGGCGGATCAGGTCGAGATCGTCGTCGCGGACAATGGCAGTCCGTTGCCGCCAGGCGAGCTGGAACGGATCGTCGCCGGCCGCGCGCGCATCGTGATCGCCCATGAAAAAGGCGCCGGCCCCGCACGCAATACCGGTGTTGCGGCATCGAACGGCCGGGTGCTCGCCTTTACCGATGCCGATTGCCTGCCCGAACCGGGCTGGATCAGCGCCGGTGTGGCCGCGCTGGACCGGGCGGATTTTGCCGGCGGGCACATGGTCGTGATGATCGAGCGCAATGACGGCGCACCGCGCACCGGGGCCGAGGCGTTCGAAACCGTATTCGCGTTCAACAACCGGCAATATGTCGAGGAAAAGGGGTTCAGCGTTACCGCCAACCTGTTCTGCGAACGTCGGGTGTTCGACGCGGTCGGCCCGTTCCGCAACGGGGTGTCGGAGGATCTGGACTGGTGCGTCCGCGCGCGGCAGGCGGGTTATGCCATCACCTATGCCGCCGATGCCACCGTCGCCCATCCGGCCCGGGCAGACTGGCCGCAACTGCTGCACAAGTGGAAGCGGCTGAATGTCGAGGCATTCAACCTGCAAAAGGGACGGCCGCTGGGCAGGCTGCGCTGGGCGGTCCGTTCATTCGCCCTGCCGCTGTCGATCGCGCCCCATGCGGTGCAGGTGATGCGATCCGGCGCGCTGGCCGATGACGGGGAGCGCCGCCGCGCGATCGCCACGCTGGTCCGGCTGCGGCTCTGGCGATTTGCCGATTCCTGGGCGCTGTTGATGGGGGGCGGGCAGTGA
- a CDS encoding SGNH/GDSL hydrolase family protein: MGRYGAWRTGHTGMKLALAAVAAGLAGCGGGSGGGSASAPTPTPTVTPTPTTSALPYTASIRVAFIGASITAGTSDTSRVWANQTATWLRSQYSSATSQNFSLPYTTSQFAAYRMEEDLRGFVPDLVFVEFAVNDLLLDENGRVRYTDALIAKLRRANPRVIIVYVAATNALDGSSRLANTVPAHIRQLRDVATRNQVHFIDAGAVMWDRVRSGGGSILSYLPDGIHPNDAGSDIYFAAVRDSLISYLPTAAVGPATTSYIAQTRLDGAAILPATRAAATGCSITNQTAANSYWRFAQSLTCQGGNQFTLDFTGTSVGFVYGAGRDTGALSCSIDGGPAQTITLFDPEFPASGLFLYANLLTGFSDGAHRVSCSVSNTRPTVNGVTSTGTSVVISGFMTSSERPIP, encoded by the coding sequence ATGGGTCGATACGGGGCGTGGCGAACCGGCCACACGGGTATGAAGCTGGCACTGGCGGCTGTGGCTGCCGGTCTCGCCGGATGTGGCGGCGGATCGGGCGGGGGCAGCGCATCGGCGCCGACGCCGACACCAACGGTCACGCCAACCCCGACCACCTCGGCGCTCCCCTATACCGCATCCATCCGCGTGGCATTCATCGGCGCGTCGATCACGGCCGGGACCAGCGACACCAGCCGTGTCTGGGCCAATCAGACCGCCACCTGGCTTCGCTCGCAATATAGCAGCGCCACGTCGCAGAATTTCTCGCTGCCCTACACGACGTCGCAATTCGCCGCCTATCGGATGGAAGAGGATCTGCGGGGGTTCGTGCCAGACCTGGTGTTCGTCGAATTTGCGGTCAACGACCTGCTGCTCGATGAGAATGGCCGGGTCCGCTATACCGATGCGCTGATCGCCAAGCTGCGGCGGGCGAATCCGCGGGTGATCATCGTCTATGTCGCCGCCACCAATGCGCTGGACGGGTCAAGCCGCCTGGCCAACACCGTCCCGGCCCATATCCGCCAGCTCCGCGACGTCGCCACGCGCAATCAGGTGCATTTCATCGATGCGGGCGCGGTCATGTGGGACCGGGTGCGCAGCGGCGGCGGATCGATCCTCAGCTATCTGCCCGACGGCATCCACCCGAACGATGCGGGATCGGACATCTATTTCGCGGCGGTCCGCGATTCGCTGATCAGCTATCTGCCAACCGCTGCGGTCGGCCCGGCAACGACCAGCTATATCGCGCAGACCCGGCTGGACGGGGCCGCGATTCTGCCGGCCACGCGCGCGGCGGCAACAGGCTGTTCCATCACCAACCAGACGGCGGCCAACAGCTATTGGCGCTTTGCCCAGTCGCTGACCTGTCAGGGCGGCAATCAGTTCACGCTGGACTTCACCGGCACCAGCGTCGGTTTCGTCTATGGCGCGGGCCGCGATACGGGCGCGCTCAGCTGTTCGATCGACGGCGGCCCGGCGCAGACGATTACCCTGTTCGATCCGGAATTTCCGGCAAGCGGCCTGTTCCTATACGCCAATCTGCTGACCGGATTTTCGGATGGTGCCCACCGGGTCAGCTGTTCGGTCAGCAATACGCGGCCAACGGTGAACGGCGTGACATCGACGGGGACCAGCGTGGTGATCAGCGGGTTCATGACCAGCAGCGAACGGCCGATCCCCTAA
- a CDS encoding glycosyltransferase family 2 protein, which translates to MPRTISVLVPAYNASATIESTISSALAQSHRDLDVIVVDDGSTDATAEIVGGIAAREGRVRLIRQANGGVARARNTALAAAQGDWIAPLDADDLWHPEKLALQLAALQSAPDGTALCYNWFRRIDGGNRVFPGAPSPVVEGHVFHRHLDWNFISNGSTPLVRADVAREIGYEPALGDSGNPGVEDYLFQLRIARGHGFVCVPAYLTGYRRAGGGMSNQVATMIRSHLQMYAMLAPIAGDDAQPIIRRQMARLHVEHARNRFRRSLWKDGMTALAKGFRADPAMAVQTLGNEGLAMLARAGGGDAAAATRLFENYAADEPDGPWDSKRSPDRLRWLESLDRKWALSA; encoded by the coding sequence ATGCCCCGGACCATTTCCGTGCTTGTGCCCGCCTACAATGCGTCGGCAACGATTGAAAGCACGATTTCATCGGCACTTGCGCAGTCTCATCGGGATCTTGACGTCATCGTGGTGGACGATGGGTCCACCGATGCAACGGCGGAAATCGTGGGCGGGATCGCGGCGCGGGAGGGCCGGGTGCGCCTGATCCGCCAGGCCAATGGCGGCGTTGCCCGCGCGCGCAACACCGCGCTTGCCGCCGCACAGGGCGACTGGATCGCCCCGCTGGACGCTGACGACCTGTGGCATCCGGAAAAGCTGGCCCTGCAACTGGCCGCATTGCAGAGCGCGCCGGACGGGACGGCGCTGTGCTACAACTGGTTCCGCCGCATCGACGGCGGCAACCGGGTGTTTCCGGGTGCGCCCTCACCCGTGGTCGAGGGTCATGTCTTTCACCGCCATCTCGACTGGAACTTCATTTCGAACGGCAGCACGCCGCTGGTCCGCGCGGACGTCGCCAGGGAAATCGGCTATGAACCGGCACTGGGGGACAGCGGCAATCCGGGGGTGGAGGATTATCTGTTCCAGCTGCGCATCGCCCGCGGCCATGGCTTTGTCTGCGTGCCCGCCTATCTGACCGGCTATCGCCGAGCAGGCGGCGGCATGTCCAATCAGGTGGCGACCATGATCCGCTCGCATCTTCAGATGTACGCCATGCTCGCGCCCATCGCAGGCGACGATGCCCAGCCGATCATCCGGCGACAGATGGCGCGCCTGCACGTCGAACATGCCCGCAACCGGTTCCGGCGATCCTTGTGGAAGGACGGGATGACCGCGCTGGCAAAGGGGTTCCGCGCCGATCCGGCGATGGCGGTGCAGACGCTGGGCAATGAGGGACTGGCGATGCTCGCGCGGGCAGGCGGCGGCGATGCGGCGGCCGCGACGCGCCTGTTCGAAAACTATGCCGCTGACGAACCGGACGGCCCGTGGGACAGCAAACGGTCGCCCGATCGGCTGCGCTGGCTGGAATCGCTGGACCGGAAATGGGCGCTGTCCGCCTGA